A part of Leptospira neocaledonica genomic DNA contains:
- a CDS encoding PAS domain-containing protein yields MDPKNTKQKSKDLQAELDAANQRISELEKKVDKLSHSESDNRLLRSLIDFSPAAITIVNSDTGIFEVVNSTAEILFGYTREEFLKLGPAEISPEFQPDGKTSRASAYEKITLALQGETPVFRWDHCDKQKRVIPCEIHLVKIPGSTNLVRGNIIDLRKELAAEILLKNREEQLDLVIKSADLGFWDWNIPNGIIIPNEKCAEILGFTMEEFETSSEFWRSRIHPDDRPLIIDGLKEHMEGRSELFETDFRMLCKDGSWKWIRSRGKVWEKDKDGTPVRALGIHIDITEKKETEKILEEKERTLDLAVQGANLGIWDYNIATNEHHVDENWLKMLGYHLGEIIPTYEFWNESLHPEDRDKTNSAWQSYAKGELPTYSTAFRLKCKDGSYKWILTRGKIAERDPEGNPVRMIGIHIDISEQKQIEDELRETKLFLDRAQKTAKVGSWEYDIPSGKMTASEGLYQILETNDRMLVPTFDYMHSDDRARVEEHFKRSVIEGVSAEIEYRSITPSGKEKFLLNRTDFIKDSEGKVLKLLGTIQDISDEIKRKKEEEYKRSIERLTSSISTELINQPILEIEEAIANAVGKIVQTFKMSRGNLVLYDMEKLTRTLVYEFIDPKADNQSPSWPPESPVDPNNFLTRKILDGKIFLLSQDDFPESDIKSKLQYLQIQFLIAVPLTLEGKVVGALGMNSEIPLNETGLKLEEFEIANLKSIGETLSNAIERKRKHSELIAERDLLSEIMRTSVAAITVLNPEGEILYANPSAERVLGLTLDQIQERKYNAPEWKATSIDGGEWTTNDQPFIRVLTSGQPVYDIRHAIEDERGNKKFLSINGAPIKDASGKIKNLVFLILDITEPLLAEKALKLSEERLRLALNASKMGTWSWNLKDRTAHWSSDTASIFGIDLQDFENDTSVFMDLVHPDDQSLIRKSIRNSFSGKENVINLEYRFFHPDGTIHWLEVKGQVYRNSKKIPGRMAGIIADITDRKKSEEKLKASEARFQTFYRFANEAIIFLDPRTEGILDTNPAFLRVFGFNQKNLHSVSPVSLFTPDSWATLHARIRSFESSENLELRAVRWNGQIFSAIGSVHFYTERESYVAAISLLDTSAIQEVEELKVINDEISVRNRLIEMQKNELQETLENLKKAQAQLIQSEKMAALGQLIAGVAHEINNPIGAVQASNQNLQECLIRFQTILPDVQNVLTGMTSEQVESFRQFLSLVRQPKDQLAGMEERNAKKKIVVQLQELNIPSPYAIADSLTDMGFRELPKIALPFLACERANVLLEYSTLEAFFFSNTNTIQIAVDRVSKILYALKNFSHFDTTSEKIPASITENIETVLTIYQNQLKKGIQISKEYESIPKILCFPDDLIHVWTNLIYNSLQAMEFRGAIKIKVYQKIDFVCVEIIDNGPGISESIIDKIFQPFFTTKLPGEGSGLGLDIVKKIVEKHDGKIEVETRPGFTMFRILLPFLEVKV; encoded by the coding sequence GTGGATCCCAAAAATACAAAACAGAAGAGCAAGGATCTCCAGGCGGAGCTAGATGCAGCGAACCAGCGGATCTCCGAATTAGAGAAAAAAGTAGATAAACTTTCTCACTCGGAATCTGACAATCGTCTTTTAAGGTCGTTAATCGATTTTTCACCTGCTGCAATCACGATTGTGAACTCAGATACCGGCATCTTCGAAGTAGTCAATTCAACTGCCGAAATTCTTTTTGGTTATACTAGAGAAGAATTTTTAAAATTGGGTCCTGCAGAAATTTCTCCAGAATTTCAACCAGACGGAAAAACTTCCAGAGCATCCGCCTATGAAAAAATAACACTCGCACTGCAGGGTGAAACTCCGGTATTCAGATGGGACCATTGTGATAAACAAAAGAGAGTCATTCCCTGCGAAATACATTTAGTTAAAATTCCTGGCTCTACCAATCTGGTCCGCGGGAATATAATCGACCTCAGAAAAGAACTCGCGGCAGAAATACTGCTCAAGAACAGAGAAGAACAATTAGATCTTGTTATTAAGAGTGCCGATTTAGGATTTTGGGATTGGAATATTCCGAACGGCATCATTATCCCGAACGAAAAATGTGCGGAGATCCTCGGATTCACTATGGAAGAATTCGAAACTTCAAGCGAGTTTTGGAGATCTAGGATCCATCCGGATGATCGCCCTCTTATCATAGACGGACTCAAAGAACATATGGAAGGTCGATCGGAATTATTCGAGACAGACTTCCGAATGTTATGCAAAGACGGATCTTGGAAATGGATCAGATCCAGAGGGAAAGTTTGGGAGAAAGATAAGGACGGCACACCTGTCCGAGCACTCGGTATCCATATTGATATTACCGAAAAAAAAGAGACTGAAAAAATCCTAGAAGAAAAGGAAAGGACATTGGATCTCGCAGTCCAAGGTGCAAACCTAGGTATATGGGATTATAATATTGCAACAAACGAACATCATGTAGATGAGAACTGGCTTAAAATGCTTGGTTACCATCTCGGGGAAATAATTCCCACTTATGAATTTTGGAACGAAAGTTTACATCCTGAAGACAGGGATAAAACAAATTCCGCATGGCAAAGTTATGCTAAGGGAGAATTGCCTACCTATTCCACAGCATTCAGATTAAAATGTAAAGACGGTTCTTATAAATGGATCTTAACTAGGGGAAAAATAGCAGAGAGAGATCCGGAAGGAAATCCGGTCCGAATGATCGGTATCCATATAGATATTTCGGAACAGAAACAAATAGAAGATGAATTAAGAGAAACGAAACTTTTCTTAGATAGAGCCCAAAAGACAGCAAAAGTGGGAAGCTGGGAATACGATATACCTTCCGGAAAAATGACCGCTTCCGAAGGATTATACCAAATATTAGAAACAAACGATCGAATGCTTGTACCTACGTTCGACTATATGCATTCGGATGACAGAGCAAGAGTAGAAGAACATTTTAAAAGATCAGTAATAGAAGGGGTCTCCGCGGAAATAGAATATAGATCCATCACACCTTCCGGAAAAGAAAAATTCCTCTTAAACAGAACAGACTTCATCAAAGATTCAGAAGGAAAAGTACTTAAACTTTTGGGGACAATCCAAGATATCAGCGATGAAATCAAAAGAAAAAAAGAAGAAGAATATAAAAGGAGTATAGAGCGTCTAACTTCTTCCATTTCTACTGAACTTATCAACCAACCTATCTTGGAAATAGAAGAAGCTATCGCCAATGCGGTCGGAAAAATCGTACAAACTTTCAAAATGTCCAGAGGGAATTTAGTTTTATATGATATGGAAAAACTAACCAGGACTCTGGTGTATGAATTCATCGATCCGAAAGCTGACAATCAAAGCCCTAGTTGGCCTCCGGAAAGTCCCGTAGATCCGAATAATTTTCTTACAAGGAAGATCTTAGACGGAAAAATATTCCTACTCAGCCAGGATGATTTCCCCGAATCAGATATAAAGAGCAAATTGCAATATTTGCAAATCCAGTTCTTAATCGCCGTTCCGCTTACCTTAGAAGGAAAAGTAGTCGGTGCCTTAGGGATGAATAGCGAAATTCCGTTGAACGAAACGGGTCTGAAGCTGGAAGAATTCGAGATTGCAAACTTAAAATCGATCGGAGAGACACTTTCCAACGCAATAGAAAGAAAGAGAAAACATAGCGAACTCATCGCAGAAAGAGATCTTCTTTCGGAGATCATGAGAACATCCGTAGCAGCAATCACTGTATTAAACCCGGAAGGAGAAATTTTATATGCGAACCCTTCTGCAGAAAGAGTATTAGGATTAACCCTGGATCAGATCCAAGAAAGAAAATACAACGCGCCTGAATGGAAGGCGACCTCTATAGATGGAGGCGAATGGACCACAAACGATCAACCGTTCATACGGGTGCTTACCTCCGGACAACCTGTCTACGATATCCGACATGCAATCGAGGATGAGCGTGGAAACAAAAAATTCCTCTCCATCAACGGAGCCCCTATAAAAGACGCTTCCGGAAAGATCAAAAATTTAGTTTTTCTAATATTAGATATTACTGAACCTCTGTTGGCCGAAAAGGCTCTAAAACTGAGCGAGGAAAGACTCAGACTCGCATTGAACGCATCTAAAATGGGAACTTGGAGCTGGAACCTAAAGGACAGGACGGCGCATTGGTCATCGGATACCGCGTCCATCTTCGGAATAGATCTCCAGGACTTTGAAAATGATACTTCCGTATTTATGGATCTTGTTCATCCGGACGATCAAAGTTTAATTCGGAAATCTATAAGAAATAGTTTTTCAGGAAAAGAGAATGTAATCAATCTGGAATATAGATTTTTTCATCCGGACGGGACCATTCATTGGCTGGAAGTTAAAGGCCAAGTCTATCGAAACTCTAAAAAAATTCCGGGAAGAATGGCAGGGATTATTGCAGATATCACTGATAGAAAAAAGTCGGAAGAAAAATTAAAAGCAAGCGAGGCAAGGTTCCAAACCTTCTACAGATTTGCAAACGAAGCTATCATATTTTTAGACCCAAGAACAGAAGGTATCTTAGATACCAATCCTGCTTTCCTAAGAGTATTCGGATTTAATCAAAAAAATCTTCACTCTGTTTCTCCGGTATCCTTATTCACCCCGGATTCCTGGGCAACACTACATGCCAGGATACGTTCCTTCGAAAGTTCCGAAAATTTGGAATTGAGAGCTGTACGTTGGAATGGTCAGATATTTTCCGCTATAGGAAGTGTACATTTTTATACGGAAAGAGAATCCTATGTAGCTGCTATTAGCCTTTTGGACACTTCTGCCATCCAAGAAGTGGAAGAATTAAAGGTGATCAATGATGAGATCTCGGTCAGAAACAGACTGATAGAGATGCAAAAAAATGAACTCCAGGAAACATTAGAAAATCTTAAAAAAGCCCAGGCCCAACTGATCCAATCCGAAAAAATGGCAGCTCTTGGACAACTTATAGCAGGCGTCGCTCATGAGATCAATAATCCGATCGGAGCAGTGCAGGCTTCCAACCAAAACTTACAAGAATGTCTGATCCGTTTCCAAACAATCTTACCTGATGTACAAAACGTGCTGACCGGAATGACTTCGGAACAAGTTGAATCCTTCCGACAGTTCTTAAGCTTAGTGAGACAACCGAAAGATCAATTGGCAGGGATGGAAGAAAGAAACGCCAAAAAGAAGATAGTAGTTCAATTACAAGAATTGAATATTCCTTCTCCATATGCGATCGCGGATTCTCTGACCGATATGGGATTCAGGGAACTACCTAAAATCGCACTCCCATTTTTGGCATGTGAAAGAGCGAATGTATTATTGGAATATTCCACATTGGAAGCGTTCTTCTTTTCCAATACGAACACAATACAGATCGCTGTGGATCGTGTTTCTAAGATCTTATACGCCTTAAAGAACTTCTCACATTTCGATACAACTTCCGAAAAAATTCCGGCTTCTATCACGGAAAATATAGAAACGGTTCTTACAATTTATCAGAACCAGCTCAAAAAAGGGATTCAGATCTCCAAAGAATACGAAAGTATTCCGAAAATATTATGTTTTCCTGATGATCTAATCCACGTATGGACAAACTTGATCTACAATTCCCTACAAGCAATGGAGTTTAGAGGAGCGATCAAGATCAAGGTCTACCAAAAGATAGACTTTGTTTGCGTTGAGATCATTGATAATGGGCCGGGTATTTCTGAAAGTATTATTGATAAAATTTTCCAACCTTTCTTTACCACAAAACTTCCGGGAGAAGGAAGCGGATTAGGACTGGATATTGTGAAAAAGATCGTGGAAAAACACGACGGAAAAATAGAAGTAGAAACAAGACCCGGATTTACAATGTTCCGGATCCTTCTTCCTTTTTTAGAAGTTAAAGTTTAA
- a CDS encoding LA_0442/LA_0875 N-terminal domain-containing protein, with protein sequence MFLGVWPKHPFAYAAGLFILFGFGELFSADFVRLKNGQIVRGKIILEDDEKVLVAEDNDYVRFVDKDNVAQVSYEKGKQNVGTSTLEKKGAPQKVSDIPQGHVETGPPNMYGPSGGSSNGNGGDTSIEVIHEVVTDFIWRGLSFSGEIANRRDNESYRAMTFVPSYQPTVTFNTPLKGFQVQFWGNFQLTERNDRDNDGRFQMYPGGAGPGYAGQGSSGSLSPFSAPSPDTLNSACPYDTQANFMAGNPTTGSTCGGDVPGFKKEQNGMKRSDGLFYAFYYNFEKTSWGTFTAGIWFYNTFQKSAAYTSPALGGFNSSAAQGVAGANNPSTQITRLAWQEYFFFWKLPFLQYVNPTISFYTQFSQENAGLMAGKNYLSLTMGHEFFEGSFFRILPQVNIGYAMSNNIVDNRYGIQDITSTLTFFFGKFFFKAADVYRPNLYMYDTDNYYGATGGYVNTSSKDGKIVDPGKVNGPANQLVLDFINSSTSIPDQLRQSVRESYLLQKIPSHLVWFSVGFSQNF encoded by the coding sequence ATGTTCCTTGGAGTTTGGCCGAAACATCCCTTCGCCTATGCGGCAGGATTATTTATTCTTTTCGGTTTTGGAGAATTATTCTCAGCCGATTTCGTTCGTTTAAAGAACGGGCAGATAGTCAGAGGTAAGATCATCTTAGAAGACGATGAAAAAGTACTGGTTGCCGAGGATAACGATTATGTTCGTTTCGTAGATAAGGATAACGTTGCTCAGGTAAGTTATGAAAAAGGAAAGCAGAATGTCGGTACTTCAACTCTAGAAAAAAAAGGGGCTCCACAAAAGGTTTCCGATATTCCCCAAGGCCATGTGGAAACCGGTCCTCCGAATATGTACGGTCCGAGCGGAGGATCCAGTAATGGAAATGGAGGAGATACTTCTATAGAAGTGATACATGAGGTGGTCACGGACTTTATTTGGCGGGGACTTAGTTTCTCCGGAGAGATCGCGAACCGCAGGGATAACGAGAGTTATAGAGCAATGACCTTCGTTCCTTCTTACCAACCTACCGTAACTTTTAATACTCCGTTAAAAGGTTTCCAAGTACAGTTCTGGGGAAACTTTCAATTAACGGAACGTAATGATAGGGATAATGACGGAAGATTTCAAATGTATCCTGGAGGGGCTGGGCCCGGCTATGCTGGACAAGGGTCTTCCGGTTCTTTGAGTCCATTTTCTGCTCCTTCTCCGGACACGTTAAACTCTGCTTGTCCATATGATACTCAAGCTAACTTTATGGCGGGGAATCCGACAACAGGTTCCACTTGTGGCGGAGATGTTCCCGGTTTTAAGAAAGAACAGAACGGTATGAAACGTTCGGATGGATTGTTCTACGCATTCTATTATAATTTCGAAAAGACCAGTTGGGGAACTTTTACTGCAGGGATCTGGTTCTATAATACTTTTCAGAAGAGTGCCGCTTATACCTCTCCTGCATTAGGAGGATTTAATTCTTCTGCTGCTCAAGGAGTTGCCGGAGCGAATAACCCTTCTACACAGATCACTCGTTTGGCTTGGCAGGAATACTTCTTCTTTTGGAAATTACCTTTCTTGCAATATGTGAATCCTACAATTTCCTTTTATACTCAATTCTCTCAGGAGAATGCAGGCTTGATGGCGGGAAAAAACTATCTATCTTTAACGATGGGTCATGAGTTTTTTGAAGGGAGTTTTTTCCGGATACTTCCTCAGGTTAATATAGGTTACGCGATGAGTAATAATATTGTGGATAACAGATACGGGATCCAAGATATCACTTCCACACTCACTTTCTTTTTCGGAAAGTTTTTCTTTAAGGCAGCGGACGTATATAGACCTAATTTATATATGTATGATACAGATAATTATTATGGAGCGACTGGCGGTTACGTAAATACCAGTAGTAAAGACGGTAAGATCGTAGATCCTGGAAAGGTGAACGGTCCTGCGAATCAATTGGTGCTGGATTTTATCAATTCTTCCACTTCTATACCTGACCAGTTGAGACAATCCGTAAGAGAGTCTTATCTTCTGCAGAAAATTCCTTCTCACTTGGTTTGGTTTAGCGTAGGGTTTAGTCAGAACTTCTAA